From Nicotiana tabacum cultivar K326 chromosome 22, ASM71507v2, whole genome shotgun sequence, one genomic window encodes:
- the LOC142176525 gene encoding uncharacterized protein LOC142176525, whose product MAKLKVVNIVFFLLLGIGICSAARTLLTYDHVGVGGEVGAYGAGHGIGGGVAAGGYAGGGGGGSGGGGGYGAAGDHGYASGGGSGGGAGGGSGYAAGGEHGAGYAGGGGGGSGAGGGYAGGGHDAGHASGGGSGGGAGGGSGYAAGGEHGAGYAGGGGGRSGAGDGYAGGGHDAGHASGGGEGGGSGYGAGGAPGGGYGAGGGGGNGGGGAAAGGAYGGGYVEGAGGGSDGSYGAGGAPGGGYGGGGGHGGGGGGAYAGGAAAGGYGSGGGAGGGAGGAYGGGGGGSGAGGGGAYAGGGEHAGGYGGGAGGGEGGGHGGGYAP is encoded by the exons ATGGCGAAGCTTAAAGTTGTTAACATTGTTTTCTTTCTGTTGTTGGGTATAGGAATATGTTCAGCTGCTAGAACACTCCTCACTTATGATCATGTAGGTGTTGGGGGTGAGGTAGGCGCCTATGGTGCAGGCCATGGCATTGGTGGTGGTGTTGCTGCTGGAGGCTATGCTGGTGGTGGTGGAGGAGGTTCCGGTGGAGGTGGTGGATATGGAGCTGCAGGTGACCATGGTTATGCCAGCGGAGGTGGCAGTGGAGGCGGAGCCGGTGGTGGTTCTGGCTATGCAGCTGGAGGAGAGCATGGTGCTGGATATGCTGGAGGAGGTGGTGGTGGAAGTGGAGCAGGAGGTGGCTATGCTGGTGGAGGACACGATGCTGGACATGCAAGTGGTG GTGGCAGTGGAGGCGGAGCCGGTGGTGGTTCTGGCTATGCAGCTGGAGGAGAGCATGGTGCTGGATATGCTGGAGGAGGTGGAGGTAGAAGTGGAGCAGGAGATGGCTATGCTGGTGGAGGACACGATGCTGGACATGCAAGTGGTGGTGGTGAAGGTGGTGGTAGCGGATATGGTGCTGGAGGAGCACCTGGTGGTGGTTATGGTGCTGGAGGTGGTGGAGGCAATGGTGGCGGCGGAGCAGCTGCAggtggagcatatggtggtggATATGTTGAAGGCGCAGGAGGAGGCAGTGATGGCAGCTATGGTGCTGGTGGGGCACCAGGAGGTGGATATGGTGGTGGAGGTGGGCATGGAGGTGGCGGCGGTGGTGCTTATGCTGGAGGAGCAGCAGCTGGTGGATACGGTAGTGGAGGAGGAGCCGGTGGTGGTGCAGGAGGAGCATATGGAGGCGGTGGTGGCGGTAGTGGTGCCGGTGGAGGTGGAGCCTACGCTGGAGGAGGTGAGCATGCTGGTGGATATGGAGGAGGTGCTGGAGGTGGTGAAGGTGGTGGACACGGTGGTGGCTACGCCCCTTGA